In Bos indicus isolate NIAB-ARS_2022 breed Sahiwal x Tharparkar chromosome 2, NIAB-ARS_B.indTharparkar_mat_pri_1.0, whole genome shotgun sequence, a single genomic region encodes these proteins:
- the YTHDF2 gene encoding YTH domain-containing family protein 2 yields the protein MSASSLLEQRPKGQGNKVQNGSVHQKDGLNDDDFEPYLSPQARPNNAYTAMSDSYLPSYYSPSIGFSYSLGEAAWSTGGDTAMPYLTSYGQLSNGEPHFLPDAMFGQPGALGSTPFLGQHGFNFFPSGIDFSAWGNNSSQGQSTQSSGYSSNYAYAPSSLGGAMIDGQSAFASETLNKAPGMNTIDQGMAALKLGSTEVASNVPKVVGSAVGSGSITSNIVASNSLPPATIAPPKPASWADIASKPAKQQPKLKTKNGIAGSSLPPPPIKHNMDIGTWDNKGPVAKAPSQALVQNIGQQPTQGSPQPVGQQANNSPPVAQASVGQQTQPLPPPPPQPAQLSVQQQAAQPTRWVAPRNRGSGFGHNGVDGNGVGQTQAGSGSTPSEPHPVLEKLRSINNYNPKDFDWNLKHGRVFIIKSYSEDDIHRSIKYNIWCSTEHGNKRLDAAYRSMNGKGPVYLLFSVNGSGHFCGVAEMKSAVDYNTCAGVWSQDKWKGRFDVRWIFVKDVPNSQLRHIRLENNENKPVTNSRDTQEVPLEKAKQVLKIIASYKHTTSIFDDFSHYEKRQEEEESVKKERQGRGK from the exons ATGTCGGCCAGCAGCCTCTTGGAGCAG AGACCAAAAGGTCAAGGAAACAAAG taCAAAATGGATCTGTACATCAGAAGGATGGATTAAACGATGATGATTTTGAACCTTACTTGAGTCCACAGGCAAGGCCC aATAATGCATATACTGCCATGTCAGATTCCTACTTACCCAGTTACTACAGTCCCTCCATTGGCTTCTCCTATTCTTTGGGTGAAGCTGCTTGGTCTACTGGGGGTGACACAGCCATGCCCTATCTAACTTCTTATGGACAGCTCAGCAACGGAGAGCCTCACTTTCTACCAGATGCAATGTTTGGACAACCAGGAGCCCTGGGTAGCACTCCATTTCTTGGTCAGCATGGTTTTAATTTCTTTCCCAGTGGGATTGACTTCTCAGCCTGGGGAAATAACAGTTCTCAGGGACAGTCTACTCAGAGTTCTGGATATAGTAGCAATTATGCTTATGCACCTAGCTCCTTGGGTGGAGCCATGATTGATGGACAGTCAGCTTTTGCCAGTGAGACCCTCAATAAGGCTCCTGGCATGAATACTATAGACCAAGGGATGGCAGCACTGAAGTTGGGTAGCACAGAAGTTGCAAGCAATGTTCCAAAAGTTGTAGGCTCTGCTGTTGGTAGTGGGTCCATTACTAGTAACATCGTGGCTTCCAATAGTTTGCCTCCAGCTACCATTGCTCCTCCAAAACCAGCATCTTGGGCTGATATTGCTAGCAAGCCTGCGAAACAGCAACCCAAGTTGAAGACCAAGAATGGCATTGCAGGGTCAAGTCTTCCACCACCCCCAATAAAGCATAACATGGATATTGGAACTTGGGATAACAAGGGTCCTGTGGCAAAAGCCCCCTCACAGGCTTTGGTTCAGAATATAGGTCAGCAGCCAACCCAAGGGTCTCCGCAGCCTGTAGGTCAGCAGGCTAACAATAGCCCACCAGTGGCTCAGGCATCAGTAGGGCAACAGACGCAGCCATTGCCTCCACCTCCACCACAGCCTGCTCAGCTGTCAGTGCAGCAGCAGGCAGCTCAGCCAACCCGCTGGGTAGCACCTCGGAACCGTGGCAGTGGGTTCGGTCATAATGGGGTGGATGGTAATGGAGTAGGACAGACTCAGGCTGGATCTGGATCTACTCCTTCAGAACCTCATCCCGTCTTGGAGAAGCTTCGGTCCATTAATAACTATAACCCCAAGGATTTTGACTGGAATCTGAAACATGGCCGGGTTTTCATCATTAAGAGCTACTCCGAGGACGATATCCACCGTTCCATTAAGTATAATATCTGGTGCAGCACAGAGCATGGTAACAAGAGACTGGATGCTGCTTATCGCTCCATGAACGGGAAAGGCCCCGTTTACTTACTTTTCAGTGTCAACGGCAGTGGACACTTCTGTGGTGTCGCAGAAATGAAATCTGCTGTGGACTACAACACATGTGCAGGTGTGTGGTCCCAGGACAAATGGAAGGGCCGTTTTGATGTCAGGTGGATTTTTGTGAAGGACGTTCCCAATAGCCAACTGCGACACATTCGCCTAGAGAACAACGAGAATAAACCAGTGACCAACTCCAGGGACACTCAGGAAGTGCCTCTGGAAAAAGCTAAGCAGGTGTTGAAAATCATAGCCAGCTACAAGCACACCACTTCCATTTTTGATGACTTCTCACACTATGAGAAACgccaagaggaagaagaaagtgtTAAAAAG